A genome region from Cucumis sativus cultivar 9930 chromosome 4, Cucumber_9930_V3, whole genome shotgun sequence includes the following:
- the LOC101220220 gene encoding uncharacterized protein LOC101220220 isoform X3, with the protein MSIMEKTKSAQLGYSPSGTASSGKFVPVSRRVYKVLKEYKKKLIDFEIFNQSLEDWIVENTSCHSADEEPNFPSPFPIDEIHEFDLALEGVLFQQLFRMPCSPFSDDLIEDEFLALEDFFHAIINGLWRTFWHKSRPLPFFVSCPRNLGSKFYTVEKAISRGKVGELQGLGLISRAGDELHARWDQVVQFALFKPSILSEDGLKLSARVVCEALFYGLHLLISRSLSKISTIRNYDSVFVLILDSKYGGVIKLGGDLSQLDINSANPYQSAVDWMRNYAEVCVSPVDRIWNKLGNANWRDLGTLQILLATFYSIIQWHGLPRHSITSVASDHGLRLQKRWMECRVSENENTVVPFEQSNGHAGEIVELEQMDIHVYKNQASRLKLRPGEILIVDDQRQGQKSFQVQGSLVGVINRCLYTAVSIDHPAELLTLYVGAHVSNLEQSWEDMSLWYQVQRQTKVLNILKSQGISSKYLPEIIASGRILHNGPCKKETPGGRCDHPWCGTPVLLTSPVGEQLSWIVARDGRFSSEEALRCCRDCLAALRSASLASVQHGDICPENIIRVSVHESRSSYSYIPISWGRAVLEDRDSPAVNLQFSSSHALQHGKLCPSSDAESLIYLLYFICGGSMEQQDSIESALQWRETSWAKRIIQQELGEVSALLKAFADYVDSLCGTPYTVDYEIWLKRLSKAVDGSSDRGKSVDEVDITSKLEDVAESSGISGAGA; encoded by the exons ATGTCAATAATGGAAAAGACAAAATCAG CTCAATTAGGATATAGTCCATCTGGCACTGCCTCATCAGGCAAGTTTGTTCCTGTTTCAAGAAGAGTATATAAAGTGCTGAaggaatataaaaaaaaacttattgattttgaaatctttAATCAGAGCCTTGAGGATTGGATTGTGGAGAATACTTCATGCCATTCTGCAGACGAGGAACCAAATTTTCCTTCACCATTTCCAATTGATGAAATTCACGAGTTTGACCTGGCTCTTGAAGGAGTTTTGTTTCAGCAACTGTTCCGTATGCCATGTTCACCCTTCTCCGATGATCTAATTGAAGATGAGTTCCTTGCACTTGAAGACTTCTTTCATGCTATTATCAACGGTTTATGGCGCACATTTTGGCATAAGAGTAGACCATTGCCGTTCTTTGTATCCTGCCCCCGTAACTTGGGATCAAAATTCTATACTGTGGAAAAGGCAATATCAAGGGGAAAGGTGGGAGAACTACAAGGCTTGGGCTTGATTTCTAGAGCTGGAGATGAGCTGCACGCACGTTGGGATCAAGTGGTGCAGTTTGCTTTATTCAAGCCTAGCATACTATCAGAAGACGGGCTGAAGTTATCAGCTCGTGTTGTTTGTGAAGCTCTCTTTTACGGTTTACATTTACTTATTTCAAGGAGTTTAAGCAAAATCAGTACTATCAGAAACTATgattctgtttttgttttgatattggATTCAAAATATGGTGGTGTAATAAAACTCGGTGGAGATCTTAGCCAACTTGACATTAACTCAGCTAACCCATACCAATCTGCAGTTGACTGGATGAGAAATTATGCTGAAGTATGTGTTTCACCAGTCGATCGTATATGGAACAAGCTTGGAAATGCAAACTGGAGAGACTTGGGAACTTTACAAATCCTTTTGGCAACTTTCTACTCCATAATCCAGTGGCATGGTCTGCCAAGGCATTCGATTACATCTGTAGCTTCAGACCATGGTTTGCGGTTACAGAAGCGTTGGATGGAGTGTCGAGTTTcggaaaatgaaaatacagTAGTTCCTTTTGAACAGTCTAATGGTCATGCTGGAGAGATTGTTGAACTCGAGCAGATGGATATCCATGTGTACAAGAACCAAGCATCACGTTTGAAGCTTCGTCCTGGGGAAATACTCATAGTTGATGATCAAAGACAAGGACAGAAAAGCTTTCAGGTGCAGGGATCCTTGGTAGGTGTTATTAACCGTTGTCTATACACTGCTGTTTCGATCGATCATCCTGCAGAGTTGTTGACACTTTACGTCGGAGCACATGTGTCGAATCTCGAGCAGTCCTGGGAAGATATGAGTCTTTGGTATCAGGTACAGAGACAAACAAAAGTACTGAACATCTTAAAGTCACAAGGAATTTCTAGCAAATATTTACCTGAAATAATTGCCTCTGGCCGAATCTTACATAATGGTCCCTGTAAGAAGGAGACCCCAGGGGGACGATGTGATCATCCCTGGTGTGGGACGCCGGTGCTTTTGACATCACCAGTTGGAGAGCAGCTTTCGTGGATAGTTGCTCGGGATGGCCGTTTCTCTTCAGAAGAGGCACTTCGTTGTTGCAGGGACTGTCTAGCTGCTCTAAGAAGTGCATCTCTAGCTAGTGTCCAACATGGTGATATCTGCCCTGAGAATATAATACGTGTTAGTGTGCACGAATCAAGAAGTAGTTACTCATACATTCCGATATCTTGGGGACGTGCTGTTTTAGAAGACCGGGATAGCCCAGCTGtgaatttacaattttcatCCTCCCATGCTCTCCAGCATGGGAAACTTTGTCCATCCTCAGATGCTGAGAGCCTCATTTATCTCCTCTATTTTATTTGCGGCGGATCAATGGAGCAACAAGACTCCATAGAATCTGCATTGCAATGGAGGGAAACCAGCTGGGCAAAGCGAATAATTCAGCAGGAGTTGGGCGAGGTTTCAGCCCTGTTGAAAGCATTTGCTGATTATGTGGATAGCCTTTGTGGAACACCATACACAGTCGACTACGAAATATGGTTGAAGAGATTGAGCAAGGCAGTTGATGGGTCGTCGGATAGAGGCAAATCAGTTGACGAGGTTGATATAACATCAAAGTTGGAAGATGTGGCTGAGTCTTCAGGAATATCAGGAGCTGGTGCTTAA
- the LOC101220220 gene encoding uncharacterized protein LOC101220220 isoform X2 — protein MTKFFVNRGGKEKAQLGYSPSGTASSGKFVPVSRRVYKVLKEYKKKLIDFEIFNQSLEDWIVENTSCHSADEEPNFPSPFPIDEIHEFDLALEGVLFQQLFRMPCSPFSDDLIEDEFLALEDFFHAIINGLWRTFWHKSRPLPFFVSCPRNLGSKFYTVEKAISRGKVGELQGLGLISRAGDELHARWDQVVQFALFKPSILSEDGLKLSARVVCEALFYGLHLLISRSLSKISTIRNYDSVFVLILDSKYGGVIKLGGDLSQLDINSANPYQSAVDWMRNYAEVCVSPVDRIWNKLGNANWRDLGTLQILLATFYSIIQWHGLPRHSITSVASDHGLRLQKRWMECRVSENENTVVPFEQSNGHAGEIVELEQMDIHVYKNQASRLKLRPGEILIVDDQRQGQKSFQVQGSLVGVINRCLYTAVSIDHPAELLTLYVGAHVSNLEQSWEDMSLWYQVQRQTKVLNILKSQGISSKYLPEIIASGRILHNGPCKKETPGGRCDHPWCGTPVLLTSPVGEQLSWIVARDGRFSSEEALRCCRDCLAALRSASLASVQHGDICPENIIRVSVHESRSSYSYIPISWGRAVLEDRDSPAVNLQFSSSHALQHGKLCPSSDAESLIYLLYFICGGSMEQQDSIESALQWRETSWAKRIIQQELGEVSALLKAFADYVDSLCGTPYTVDYEIWLKRLSKAVDGSSDRGKSVDEVDITSKLEDVAESSGISGAGA, from the exons ATGACAAAATTCTTTGTGAATCGAggaggaaaggaaaaag CTCAATTAGGATATAGTCCATCTGGCACTGCCTCATCAGGCAAGTTTGTTCCTGTTTCAAGAAGAGTATATAAAGTGCTGAaggaatataaaaaaaaacttattgattttgaaatctttAATCAGAGCCTTGAGGATTGGATTGTGGAGAATACTTCATGCCATTCTGCAGACGAGGAACCAAATTTTCCTTCACCATTTCCAATTGATGAAATTCACGAGTTTGACCTGGCTCTTGAAGGAGTTTTGTTTCAGCAACTGTTCCGTATGCCATGTTCACCCTTCTCCGATGATCTAATTGAAGATGAGTTCCTTGCACTTGAAGACTTCTTTCATGCTATTATCAACGGTTTATGGCGCACATTTTGGCATAAGAGTAGACCATTGCCGTTCTTTGTATCCTGCCCCCGTAACTTGGGATCAAAATTCTATACTGTGGAAAAGGCAATATCAAGGGGAAAGGTGGGAGAACTACAAGGCTTGGGCTTGATTTCTAGAGCTGGAGATGAGCTGCACGCACGTTGGGATCAAGTGGTGCAGTTTGCTTTATTCAAGCCTAGCATACTATCAGAAGACGGGCTGAAGTTATCAGCTCGTGTTGTTTGTGAAGCTCTCTTTTACGGTTTACATTTACTTATTTCAAGGAGTTTAAGCAAAATCAGTACTATCAGAAACTATgattctgtttttgttttgatattggATTCAAAATATGGTGGTGTAATAAAACTCGGTGGAGATCTTAGCCAACTTGACATTAACTCAGCTAACCCATACCAATCTGCAGTTGACTGGATGAGAAATTATGCTGAAGTATGTGTTTCACCAGTCGATCGTATATGGAACAAGCTTGGAAATGCAAACTGGAGAGACTTGGGAACTTTACAAATCCTTTTGGCAACTTTCTACTCCATAATCCAGTGGCATGGTCTGCCAAGGCATTCGATTACATCTGTAGCTTCAGACCATGGTTTGCGGTTACAGAAGCGTTGGATGGAGTGTCGAGTTTcggaaaatgaaaatacagTAGTTCCTTTTGAACAGTCTAATGGTCATGCTGGAGAGATTGTTGAACTCGAGCAGATGGATATCCATGTGTACAAGAACCAAGCATCACGTTTGAAGCTTCGTCCTGGGGAAATACTCATAGTTGATGATCAAAGACAAGGACAGAAAAGCTTTCAGGTGCAGGGATCCTTGGTAGGTGTTATTAACCGTTGTCTATACACTGCTGTTTCGATCGATCATCCTGCAGAGTTGTTGACACTTTACGTCGGAGCACATGTGTCGAATCTCGAGCAGTCCTGGGAAGATATGAGTCTTTGGTATCAGGTACAGAGACAAACAAAAGTACTGAACATCTTAAAGTCACAAGGAATTTCTAGCAAATATTTACCTGAAATAATTGCCTCTGGCCGAATCTTACATAATGGTCCCTGTAAGAAGGAGACCCCAGGGGGACGATGTGATCATCCCTGGTGTGGGACGCCGGTGCTTTTGACATCACCAGTTGGAGAGCAGCTTTCGTGGATAGTTGCTCGGGATGGCCGTTTCTCTTCAGAAGAGGCACTTCGTTGTTGCAGGGACTGTCTAGCTGCTCTAAGAAGTGCATCTCTAGCTAGTGTCCAACATGGTGATATCTGCCCTGAGAATATAATACGTGTTAGTGTGCACGAATCAAGAAGTAGTTACTCATACATTCCGATATCTTGGGGACGTGCTGTTTTAGAAGACCGGGATAGCCCAGCTGtgaatttacaattttcatCCTCCCATGCTCTCCAGCATGGGAAACTTTGTCCATCCTCAGATGCTGAGAGCCTCATTTATCTCCTCTATTTTATTTGCGGCGGATCAATGGAGCAACAAGACTCCATAGAATCTGCATTGCAATGGAGGGAAACCAGCTGGGCAAAGCGAATAATTCAGCAGGAGTTGGGCGAGGTTTCAGCCCTGTTGAAAGCATTTGCTGATTATGTGGATAGCCTTTGTGGAACACCATACACAGTCGACTACGAAATATGGTTGAAGAGATTGAGCAAGGCAGTTGATGGGTCGTCGGATAGAGGCAAATCAGTTGACGAGGTTGATATAACATCAAAGTTGGAAGATGTGGCTGAGTCTTCAGGAATATCAGGAGCTGGTGCTTAA
- the LOC101220220 gene encoding uncharacterized protein LOC101220220 isoform X4 translates to MIAAQLGYSPSGTASSGKFVPVSRRVYKVLKEYKKKLIDFEIFNQSLEDWIVENTSCHSADEEPNFPSPFPIDEIHEFDLALEGVLFQQLFRMPCSPFSDDLIEDEFLALEDFFHAIINGLWRTFWHKSRPLPFFVSCPRNLGSKFYTVEKAISRGKVGELQGLGLISRAGDELHARWDQVVQFALFKPSILSEDGLKLSARVVCEALFYGLHLLISRSLSKISTIRNYDSVFVLILDSKYGGVIKLGGDLSQLDINSANPYQSAVDWMRNYAEVCVSPVDRIWNKLGNANWRDLGTLQILLATFYSIIQWHGLPRHSITSVASDHGLRLQKRWMECRVSENENTVVPFEQSNGHAGEIVELEQMDIHVYKNQASRLKLRPGEILIVDDQRQGQKSFQVQGSLVGVINRCLYTAVSIDHPAELLTLYVGAHVSNLEQSWEDMSLWYQVQRQTKVLNILKSQGISSKYLPEIIASGRILHNGPCKKETPGGRCDHPWCGTPVLLTSPVGEQLSWIVARDGRFSSEEALRCCRDCLAALRSASLASVQHGDICPENIIRVSVHESRSSYSYIPISWGRAVLEDRDSPAVNLQFSSSHALQHGKLCPSSDAESLIYLLYFICGGSMEQQDSIESALQWRETSWAKRIIQQELGEVSALLKAFADYVDSLCGTPYTVDYEIWLKRLSKAVDGSSDRGKSVDEVDITSKLEDVAESSGISGAGA, encoded by the coding sequence ATGATTGCAGCTCAATTAGGATATAGTCCATCTGGCACTGCCTCATCAGGCAAGTTTGTTCCTGTTTCAAGAAGAGTATATAAAGTGCTGAaggaatataaaaaaaaacttattgattttgaaatctttAATCAGAGCCTTGAGGATTGGATTGTGGAGAATACTTCATGCCATTCTGCAGACGAGGAACCAAATTTTCCTTCACCATTTCCAATTGATGAAATTCACGAGTTTGACCTGGCTCTTGAAGGAGTTTTGTTTCAGCAACTGTTCCGTATGCCATGTTCACCCTTCTCCGATGATCTAATTGAAGATGAGTTCCTTGCACTTGAAGACTTCTTTCATGCTATTATCAACGGTTTATGGCGCACATTTTGGCATAAGAGTAGACCATTGCCGTTCTTTGTATCCTGCCCCCGTAACTTGGGATCAAAATTCTATACTGTGGAAAAGGCAATATCAAGGGGAAAGGTGGGAGAACTACAAGGCTTGGGCTTGATTTCTAGAGCTGGAGATGAGCTGCACGCACGTTGGGATCAAGTGGTGCAGTTTGCTTTATTCAAGCCTAGCATACTATCAGAAGACGGGCTGAAGTTATCAGCTCGTGTTGTTTGTGAAGCTCTCTTTTACGGTTTACATTTACTTATTTCAAGGAGTTTAAGCAAAATCAGTACTATCAGAAACTATgattctgtttttgttttgatattggATTCAAAATATGGTGGTGTAATAAAACTCGGTGGAGATCTTAGCCAACTTGACATTAACTCAGCTAACCCATACCAATCTGCAGTTGACTGGATGAGAAATTATGCTGAAGTATGTGTTTCACCAGTCGATCGTATATGGAACAAGCTTGGAAATGCAAACTGGAGAGACTTGGGAACTTTACAAATCCTTTTGGCAACTTTCTACTCCATAATCCAGTGGCATGGTCTGCCAAGGCATTCGATTACATCTGTAGCTTCAGACCATGGTTTGCGGTTACAGAAGCGTTGGATGGAGTGTCGAGTTTcggaaaatgaaaatacagTAGTTCCTTTTGAACAGTCTAATGGTCATGCTGGAGAGATTGTTGAACTCGAGCAGATGGATATCCATGTGTACAAGAACCAAGCATCACGTTTGAAGCTTCGTCCTGGGGAAATACTCATAGTTGATGATCAAAGACAAGGACAGAAAAGCTTTCAGGTGCAGGGATCCTTGGTAGGTGTTATTAACCGTTGTCTATACACTGCTGTTTCGATCGATCATCCTGCAGAGTTGTTGACACTTTACGTCGGAGCACATGTGTCGAATCTCGAGCAGTCCTGGGAAGATATGAGTCTTTGGTATCAGGTACAGAGACAAACAAAAGTACTGAACATCTTAAAGTCACAAGGAATTTCTAGCAAATATTTACCTGAAATAATTGCCTCTGGCCGAATCTTACATAATGGTCCCTGTAAGAAGGAGACCCCAGGGGGACGATGTGATCATCCCTGGTGTGGGACGCCGGTGCTTTTGACATCACCAGTTGGAGAGCAGCTTTCGTGGATAGTTGCTCGGGATGGCCGTTTCTCTTCAGAAGAGGCACTTCGTTGTTGCAGGGACTGTCTAGCTGCTCTAAGAAGTGCATCTCTAGCTAGTGTCCAACATGGTGATATCTGCCCTGAGAATATAATACGTGTTAGTGTGCACGAATCAAGAAGTAGTTACTCATACATTCCGATATCTTGGGGACGTGCTGTTTTAGAAGACCGGGATAGCCCAGCTGtgaatttacaattttcatCCTCCCATGCTCTCCAGCATGGGAAACTTTGTCCATCCTCAGATGCTGAGAGCCTCATTTATCTCCTCTATTTTATTTGCGGCGGATCAATGGAGCAACAAGACTCCATAGAATCTGCATTGCAATGGAGGGAAACCAGCTGGGCAAAGCGAATAATTCAGCAGGAGTTGGGCGAGGTTTCAGCCCTGTTGAAAGCATTTGCTGATTATGTGGATAGCCTTTGTGGAACACCATACACAGTCGACTACGAAATATGGTTGAAGAGATTGAGCAAGGCAGTTGATGGGTCGTCGGATAGAGGCAAATCAGTTGACGAGGTTGATATAACATCAAAGTTGGAAGATGTGGCTGAGTCTTCAGGAATATCAGGAGCTGGTGCTTAA
- the LOC101220220 gene encoding uncharacterized protein LOC101220220 isoform X1, whose product MKQGIGRGDLDTSPVQSLDGSFRKFISGFLQNGVDLSPAQSLDESFRKSHSAQLGYSPSGTASSGKFVPVSRRVYKVLKEYKKKLIDFEIFNQSLEDWIVENTSCHSADEEPNFPSPFPIDEIHEFDLALEGVLFQQLFRMPCSPFSDDLIEDEFLALEDFFHAIINGLWRTFWHKSRPLPFFVSCPRNLGSKFYTVEKAISRGKVGELQGLGLISRAGDELHARWDQVVQFALFKPSILSEDGLKLSARVVCEALFYGLHLLISRSLSKISTIRNYDSVFVLILDSKYGGVIKLGGDLSQLDINSANPYQSAVDWMRNYAEVCVSPVDRIWNKLGNANWRDLGTLQILLATFYSIIQWHGLPRHSITSVASDHGLRLQKRWMECRVSENENTVVPFEQSNGHAGEIVELEQMDIHVYKNQASRLKLRPGEILIVDDQRQGQKSFQVQGSLVGVINRCLYTAVSIDHPAELLTLYVGAHVSNLEQSWEDMSLWYQVQRQTKVLNILKSQGISSKYLPEIIASGRILHNGPCKKETPGGRCDHPWCGTPVLLTSPVGEQLSWIVARDGRFSSEEALRCCRDCLAALRSASLASVQHGDICPENIIRVSVHESRSSYSYIPISWGRAVLEDRDSPAVNLQFSSSHALQHGKLCPSSDAESLIYLLYFICGGSMEQQDSIESALQWRETSWAKRIIQQELGEVSALLKAFADYVDSLCGTPYTVDYEIWLKRLSKAVDGSSDRGKSVDEVDITSKLEDVAESSGISGAGA is encoded by the coding sequence CTCAATTAGGATATAGTCCATCTGGCACTGCCTCATCAGGCAAGTTTGTTCCTGTTTCAAGAAGAGTATATAAAGTGCTGAaggaatataaaaaaaaacttattgattttgaaatctttAATCAGAGCCTTGAGGATTGGATTGTGGAGAATACTTCATGCCATTCTGCAGACGAGGAACCAAATTTTCCTTCACCATTTCCAATTGATGAAATTCACGAGTTTGACCTGGCTCTTGAAGGAGTTTTGTTTCAGCAACTGTTCCGTATGCCATGTTCACCCTTCTCCGATGATCTAATTGAAGATGAGTTCCTTGCACTTGAAGACTTCTTTCATGCTATTATCAACGGTTTATGGCGCACATTTTGGCATAAGAGTAGACCATTGCCGTTCTTTGTATCCTGCCCCCGTAACTTGGGATCAAAATTCTATACTGTGGAAAAGGCAATATCAAGGGGAAAGGTGGGAGAACTACAAGGCTTGGGCTTGATTTCTAGAGCTGGAGATGAGCTGCACGCACGTTGGGATCAAGTGGTGCAGTTTGCTTTATTCAAGCCTAGCATACTATCAGAAGACGGGCTGAAGTTATCAGCTCGTGTTGTTTGTGAAGCTCTCTTTTACGGTTTACATTTACTTATTTCAAGGAGTTTAAGCAAAATCAGTACTATCAGAAACTATgattctgtttttgttttgatattggATTCAAAATATGGTGGTGTAATAAAACTCGGTGGAGATCTTAGCCAACTTGACATTAACTCAGCTAACCCATACCAATCTGCAGTTGACTGGATGAGAAATTATGCTGAAGTATGTGTTTCACCAGTCGATCGTATATGGAACAAGCTTGGAAATGCAAACTGGAGAGACTTGGGAACTTTACAAATCCTTTTGGCAACTTTCTACTCCATAATCCAGTGGCATGGTCTGCCAAGGCATTCGATTACATCTGTAGCTTCAGACCATGGTTTGCGGTTACAGAAGCGTTGGATGGAGTGTCGAGTTTcggaaaatgaaaatacagTAGTTCCTTTTGAACAGTCTAATGGTCATGCTGGAGAGATTGTTGAACTCGAGCAGATGGATATCCATGTGTACAAGAACCAAGCATCACGTTTGAAGCTTCGTCCTGGGGAAATACTCATAGTTGATGATCAAAGACAAGGACAGAAAAGCTTTCAGGTGCAGGGATCCTTGGTAGGTGTTATTAACCGTTGTCTATACACTGCTGTTTCGATCGATCATCCTGCAGAGTTGTTGACACTTTACGTCGGAGCACATGTGTCGAATCTCGAGCAGTCCTGGGAAGATATGAGTCTTTGGTATCAGGTACAGAGACAAACAAAAGTACTGAACATCTTAAAGTCACAAGGAATTTCTAGCAAATATTTACCTGAAATAATTGCCTCTGGCCGAATCTTACATAATGGTCCCTGTAAGAAGGAGACCCCAGGGGGACGATGTGATCATCCCTGGTGTGGGACGCCGGTGCTTTTGACATCACCAGTTGGAGAGCAGCTTTCGTGGATAGTTGCTCGGGATGGCCGTTTCTCTTCAGAAGAGGCACTTCGTTGTTGCAGGGACTGTCTAGCTGCTCTAAGAAGTGCATCTCTAGCTAGTGTCCAACATGGTGATATCTGCCCTGAGAATATAATACGTGTTAGTGTGCACGAATCAAGAAGTAGTTACTCATACATTCCGATATCTTGGGGACGTGCTGTTTTAGAAGACCGGGATAGCCCAGCTGtgaatttacaattttcatCCTCCCATGCTCTCCAGCATGGGAAACTTTGTCCATCCTCAGATGCTGAGAGCCTCATTTATCTCCTCTATTTTATTTGCGGCGGATCAATGGAGCAACAAGACTCCATAGAATCTGCATTGCAATGGAGGGAAACCAGCTGGGCAAAGCGAATAATTCAGCAGGAGTTGGGCGAGGTTTCAGCCCTGTTGAAAGCATTTGCTGATTATGTGGATAGCCTTTGTGGAACACCATACACAGTCGACTACGAAATATGGTTGAAGAGATTGAGCAAGGCAGTTGATGGGTCGTCGGATAGAGGCAAATCAGTTGACGAGGTTGATATAACATCAAAGTTGGAAGATGTGGCTGAGTCTTCAGGAATATCAGGAGCTGGTGCTTAA
- the LOC101220220 gene encoding uncharacterized protein LOC101220220 isoform X5, whose amino-acid sequence MKVFENHTQSLEDWIVENTSCHSADEEPNFPSPFPIDEIHEFDLALEGVLFQQLFRMPCSPFSDDLIEDEFLALEDFFHAIINGLWRTFWHKSRPLPFFVSCPRNLGSKFYTVEKAISRGKVGELQGLGLISRAGDELHARWDQVVQFALFKPSILSEDGLKLSARVVCEALFYGLHLLISRSLSKISTIRNYDSVFVLILDSKYGGVIKLGGDLSQLDINSANPYQSAVDWMRNYAEVCVSPVDRIWNKLGNANWRDLGTLQILLATFYSIIQWHGLPRHSITSVASDHGLRLQKRWMECRVSENENTVVPFEQSNGHAGEIVELEQMDIHVYKNQASRLKLRPGEILIVDDQRQGQKSFQVQGSLVGVINRCLYTAVSIDHPAELLTLYVGAHVSNLEQSWEDMSLWYQVQRQTKVLNILKSQGISSKYLPEIIASGRILHNGPCKKETPGGRCDHPWCGTPVLLTSPVGEQLSWIVARDGRFSSEEALRCCRDCLAALRSASLASVQHGDICPENIIRVSVHESRSSYSYIPISWGRAVLEDRDSPAVNLQFSSSHALQHGKLCPSSDAESLIYLLYFICGGSMEQQDSIESALQWRETSWAKRIIQQELGEVSALLKAFADYVDSLCGTPYTVDYEIWLKRLSKAVDGSSDRGKSVDEVDITSKLEDVAESSGISGAGA is encoded by the coding sequence AGCCTTGAGGATTGGATTGTGGAGAATACTTCATGCCATTCTGCAGACGAGGAACCAAATTTTCCTTCACCATTTCCAATTGATGAAATTCACGAGTTTGACCTGGCTCTTGAAGGAGTTTTGTTTCAGCAACTGTTCCGTATGCCATGTTCACCCTTCTCCGATGATCTAATTGAAGATGAGTTCCTTGCACTTGAAGACTTCTTTCATGCTATTATCAACGGTTTATGGCGCACATTTTGGCATAAGAGTAGACCATTGCCGTTCTTTGTATCCTGCCCCCGTAACTTGGGATCAAAATTCTATACTGTGGAAAAGGCAATATCAAGGGGAAAGGTGGGAGAACTACAAGGCTTGGGCTTGATTTCTAGAGCTGGAGATGAGCTGCACGCACGTTGGGATCAAGTGGTGCAGTTTGCTTTATTCAAGCCTAGCATACTATCAGAAGACGGGCTGAAGTTATCAGCTCGTGTTGTTTGTGAAGCTCTCTTTTACGGTTTACATTTACTTATTTCAAGGAGTTTAAGCAAAATCAGTACTATCAGAAACTATgattctgtttttgttttgatattggATTCAAAATATGGTGGTGTAATAAAACTCGGTGGAGATCTTAGCCAACTTGACATTAACTCAGCTAACCCATACCAATCTGCAGTTGACTGGATGAGAAATTATGCTGAAGTATGTGTTTCACCAGTCGATCGTATATGGAACAAGCTTGGAAATGCAAACTGGAGAGACTTGGGAACTTTACAAATCCTTTTGGCAACTTTCTACTCCATAATCCAGTGGCATGGTCTGCCAAGGCATTCGATTACATCTGTAGCTTCAGACCATGGTTTGCGGTTACAGAAGCGTTGGATGGAGTGTCGAGTTTcggaaaatgaaaatacagTAGTTCCTTTTGAACAGTCTAATGGTCATGCTGGAGAGATTGTTGAACTCGAGCAGATGGATATCCATGTGTACAAGAACCAAGCATCACGTTTGAAGCTTCGTCCTGGGGAAATACTCATAGTTGATGATCAAAGACAAGGACAGAAAAGCTTTCAGGTGCAGGGATCCTTGGTAGGTGTTATTAACCGTTGTCTATACACTGCTGTTTCGATCGATCATCCTGCAGAGTTGTTGACACTTTACGTCGGAGCACATGTGTCGAATCTCGAGCAGTCCTGGGAAGATATGAGTCTTTGGTATCAGGTACAGAGACAAACAAAAGTACTGAACATCTTAAAGTCACAAGGAATTTCTAGCAAATATTTACCTGAAATAATTGCCTCTGGCCGAATCTTACATAATGGTCCCTGTAAGAAGGAGACCCCAGGGGGACGATGTGATCATCCCTGGTGTGGGACGCCGGTGCTTTTGACATCACCAGTTGGAGAGCAGCTTTCGTGGATAGTTGCTCGGGATGGCCGTTTCTCTTCAGAAGAGGCACTTCGTTGTTGCAGGGACTGTCTAGCTGCTCTAAGAAGTGCATCTCTAGCTAGTGTCCAACATGGTGATATCTGCCCTGAGAATATAATACGTGTTAGTGTGCACGAATCAAGAAGTAGTTACTCATACATTCCGATATCTTGGGGACGTGCTGTTTTAGAAGACCGGGATAGCCCAGCTGtgaatttacaattttcatCCTCCCATGCTCTCCAGCATGGGAAACTTTGTCCATCCTCAGATGCTGAGAGCCTCATTTATCTCCTCTATTTTATTTGCGGCGGATCAATGGAGCAACAAGACTCCATAGAATCTGCATTGCAATGGAGGGAAACCAGCTGGGCAAAGCGAATAATTCAGCAGGAGTTGGGCGAGGTTTCAGCCCTGTTGAAAGCATTTGCTGATTATGTGGATAGCCTTTGTGGAACACCATACACAGTCGACTACGAAATATGGTTGAAGAGATTGAGCAAGGCAGTTGATGGGTCGTCGGATAGAGGCAAATCAGTTGACGAGGTTGATATAACATCAAAGTTGGAAGATGTGGCTGAGTCTTCAGGAATATCAGGAGCTGGTGCTTAA